A portion of the Mytilus galloprovincialis chromosome 12, xbMytGall1.hap1.1, whole genome shotgun sequence genome contains these proteins:
- the LOC143054220 gene encoding gamma-interferon-inducible lysosomal thiol reductase-like has product MERLISLSLIAVFALFGIVTSTTECDLPPSLWCSTPETAKRCKVFDQCKDYQTEKRDAKLVNVTLYHESLCPDCIDFITTSLWKAFTKVSDIFTITMVPYGNAMEKKEANKYKFFCQHGEAECVGNLIESCAIYVLKNERASFNYSHCIASYLNTQRRVDFPKAAKKCANEQSINYDQIDACANGQLGNQLEHQMAVRTRALNPSHNYVPWVTINGVHTEALQNQTETDLIKVVCDTYQGPKPSACQEIIHNTHSCRRLKSEL; this is encoded by the exons atggaaagacTTATATCATTGTCGCTaattgcagtttttgctttattcGGAATTGTAACATCAACAACAGAATGTGATTTGCCACCATCCCTGTGGTGCTCCACACCAGAAACAGCTAAACGATGCAAG GTGTTCGACCAATGTAAAGACTATCAAACAGAGAAACGTGATGCCAAACTAGTCAATGTTACATTATACCACGAATCACTATGTCCAGATTGTATAGATTTCATTACAACCTCGTTATGGAAAGCTTTTACCAAAGTGTCAGACATATTTACTATAACAATGGTGCCATATGGAAATGCTATG GAAAAGAAAGAAGCAAATAAGTATAAATTTTTCTGTCAGCATGGAGAAGCAGAATGTGTTGGTAACTTGATAGAG AGTTGTGCTATTTACGTCTTAAAGAACGAGCGGGCATCATTTAACTATAGCCACTGTATAGCAAGTTATCTTAATACTCAGCGGAGAGTGGATTTTCCCAAAGCAGCTAAAAAG TGTGCAAATGAACAGAGTATCAATTATGACCAAATAGATGCCTGTGCCAATGGACAACTTGGTAACCAACTCGAACACCAGATGGCGGTGAGGACACGTGCGCTGAATCCTTCACATAACTATGTTCCTTGGGTTACCATCAATGGG gTACACACAGAAGCGTTGCAAAACCAAACAGAAACAGATCTTATAAAAGTTGTCTGTGATACATATCAG GGTCCAAAACCAAGTGCTTGCCAGGAAATCATCCATAATACTCATAGTTGCAGAAGACTGAAGTCAGAGTTATAG